One genomic window of Equus caballus isolate H_3958 breed thoroughbred chromosome 6, TB-T2T, whole genome shotgun sequence includes the following:
- the MED21 gene encoding mediator of RNA polymerase II transcription subunit 21, whose translation MADRLTQLQDAVNSLADQFCNAIGVLQQCGPPASFSNIQTAINKDQPANPTEEYAQLFAALIARTAKDIDVLIDSLPSEESTAALQAASLYKLEEENHEAATCLEDVVYRGDMLLEKIQSALADIAQSQLKTRSGTHSQSLPDS comes from the exons ATGGCGGATCGGCTCACACAGCTGCAGGACGCCGTGAACTCG cttgcagatcaGTTCTGTAATGCCATTGGAGTATTACAGCAGTGTGGTCCTCCTGCCTCTTTTAGTAATATTCAGACAGCAATTAACAAAGATCAACCAGCTAATCCTACAGAAG AATATGCCCAGCTTTTTGCAGCGCTGATTGCACGAACAGCAAAAGACATTGATGTTTTGATAGATTCCTTACCGAGTGAAGAATCTACAGCTGCTTTACAG GCTGCCAGCTTGTATAAGCTAGAAGAAGAAAACCATGAAGCTGCTACATGCCTGGAGGATGTTGTTTATCGAGGGGACATGCTTCTGGAAAAGATACAAAGTGCACTTGCTGATATCGCGCAGTCCCAGCTGAAGACGAGAAGTGGTACCCATAGCCAGTCTCTTCCAGACTCATAG